In Aureibaculum algae, the following are encoded in one genomic region:
- the proB gene encoding glutamate 5-kinase — MYKQRIVIKVGTNVMTNKDNRIVRPVLRRLVSQIAELYERNIICVLVSSGSVIAGKEILGKSKIKDKTQRRQVYSAIGQPRMMRLYYNIFQDYGMKCAQVLPTKRDFNPGVHRENMIKCCEGLLSEGVIPIANEDDAVSVTMSMFSDNDELASLVAQLLNADKLIILTDIDGLYNGHPDSEKSELIENVGVQENVNRYIKESNKGEAEGRGGMGSKLDYAQEAAANNIPTYIANGKKDNTIIDIIDGKNVGTKVAKIKTLQH; from the coding sequence ATGTATAAACAGAGAATAGTAATTAAGGTTGGTACAAATGTAATGACCAACAAGGATAATAGAATTGTGAGACCTGTATTACGAAGACTGGTTAGTCAAATTGCTGAACTGTATGAGCGTAATATTATTTGCGTTCTGGTATCATCAGGTTCCGTAATCGCGGGTAAAGAAATTTTAGGAAAATCAAAAATTAAGGATAAAACGCAACGGCGACAAGTATATTCCGCCATTGGTCAACCTAGAATGATGCGGTTGTACTATAATATTTTTCAAGATTATGGAATGAAGTGTGCACAGGTATTACCCACCAAGCGTGATTTTAACCCAGGTGTGCATCGTGAAAATATGATTAAATGTTGTGAAGGTTTGTTATCTGAAGGCGTTATACCAATTGCGAATGAAGATGACGCCGTTTCGGTAACAATGTCTATGTTTTCCGATAATGACGAATTGGCTAGTTTGGTGGCTCAATTATTAAATGCCGATAAGCTAATTATATTAACAGATATTGATGGCTTGTATAATGGACATCCTGATTCTGAAAAAAGTGAACTTATTGAAAATGTAGGTGTACAAGAAAATGTTAATAGATACATCAAAGAAAGTAATAAAGGGGAAGCCGAAGGTCGCGGTGGAATGGGCTCAAAACTCGATTATGCTCAAGAGGCGGCAGCAAATAATATACCCACGTATATCGCCAATGGTAAAAAAGATAATACCATCATTGATATCATTGATGGCAAAAATGTGGGTACTAAAGTGGCTAAAATTAAAACACTTCAACATTAA